A stretch of the Perca fluviatilis chromosome 17, GENO_Pfluv_1.0, whole genome shotgun sequence genome encodes the following:
- the kcnv2a gene encoding potassium voltage-gated channel subfamily V member 2 — translation MLTHLRARSRSLFPSYKIGSWTEAVQEPADYLDFTNTFVKPWNSMQDLSRDIYDIYAEYEIEEEEDRLPGSPSHLLLSPTKHFTLNINVGGTVYHLPYRLAARYPKTRIGQLATYTDHRRKLDLCDDYIVQSNEFFFDRDPKVFHNIFNFYRTGVLCIKDELCPHSFLEEINYWGVRIKNSQRCCRISFEERQDELNEQLKIQKQLIAELEMEENEVLFDGLAFGTARKMIWNLMEKPFSSVTAKLMGVASSMFVLVSLVAMTLNTVEEMQYKTASGQLSGRFYGEYVESFCITFFTLEYLLRLVSTPDLKCFGRSMLNTVDLVAILPHYLQMVLECFEDQDMHLHSGDIETVARVGKVGQVLRIMRLMRIFRILKLARHSTGLRAFGFTLRQCYQQVGCLLLFIAMGIFVFSAMVYTVEHDVYNTNFTSIPHAWWWAAVSISTVGYGDMLPETNLGRIFAFACISFGVILNGMPISILYNKFSDYYTKLKSHEYAAVTKARGKVHFARRAARKWAECCEDAAQPRTSRLQ, via the exons ATGCTGACCCACCTCAGAGCCCGCAGCAGGAGTTTGTTCCCCAGCTACAAGATCGGCAGCTGGACCGAAGCCGTCCAAGAACCGGCCGACTATCTGGACTTTACGAACACCTTTGTCAAGCCATGGAACTCCATGCAG GATCTGAGCAGAGACATCTATGATATTTATGCGGAGTATGAAatcgaggaggaggaagatcgACTCCCGGGGTCTCCTTCCCACCTGCTGCTCTCTCCAACCAAACACTTTACTCTCAACATCAACGTTGGAGGAACG GTGTACCACTTGCCCTACAGGTTAGCTGCCAGGTATCCGAAGACAAGGATCGGCCAGTTGGCCACGTACACAGACCACAGGAGGAAGTTGGATCTGTGCGACGACTACATCGTCCAGAGCAACGAGTTCTTCTTCGACCGGGACCCTAAAGTCTTCCATAACATATTCAACTTCTACAg AACTGGAGTGTTGTGCATTAAAGACGAGCTGTGTCCTCACAGCTTCCTGGAGGAGATTAACTACTGGGGCGTCAGAATCAAAAACAGCCAACGCTGCTGCCGCATCTCCTTTGAAGAGCGGCAGGACGAGCTGAACGAGCAACTGAAAATACAGAAGCAGCTGATAGCAGAG CTGGAGATGGAGGAGAACGAGGTGTTATTTGATGGCTTGGCCTTCGGGACGGCCCGAAAGATGATCTGGAACCTGATGGAGAAGCCCTTCTCCTCGGTCACCGCTAAGCTGATGGGCGTCGCCTCCTCCATGTTCGTGCTGGTCTCGCTGGTCGCCATGACGCTCAACACCGTGGAGGAGATGCAGTACAAG acggCGTCGGGCCAGCTCAGCGGCAGATTCTACGGCGAGTACGTGGAGTCGTTCTGCATCACCTTCTTCACCCTGGAGTACCTGCTGCGCCTGGTGTCCACCCCCGACCTCAAGTGTTTTGGACGCAGCATGCTGAACACCGTCGACCTGGTGGCCATCCTGCCGCACTACCTGCAGATGGTGCTGGAGTGCTTCGAGGACCAGGACATGCACCTCCACTCGGGGGACATTGAGACCGTGGCGCGTGTCGGGAAG GTGGGTCAGGTCCTGAGGATCATGCGTCTGATGCGAATCTTCAGGATCTTGAAGCTGGCTCGCCACTCGACAGGCCTCAGAGCGTTCGGCTTCACACTGAGACAGTGCTACCAGCAG gtggGCTGTTTACTGCTCTTCATCGCCATGGGCATCTTCGTGTTTTCAGCCATGGTGTACACTGTGGAGCATGACGTTTACAACACCAACTTCACCTCCATCCCACACGCATGGTGGTGGGCTGCT GTGAGTATTTCCACCGTGGGCTACGGCGACATGCTCCCCGAGACCAACCTGGGCCGCATCTTCGCCTTCGCCTGCATCTCCTTCGGCGTCATCCTCAACGGCATGCCCATCTCCATCCTCTACAACAAGTTCTCCGACTATTACACCAAGCTCAAGTCCCACGAGTACGCCGCCGTCACCAAGGCCCGCGGGAAGGTGCACTTCGCCAGGAGGGCGGCCAGGAAGTGGGCCGAGTGCTGCGAGGATGCCGCTCAGCCGAGGACATCCCGGCTGCAGTGA